The genome window CTCCTGGTCCACTCCGGAACGCTGGTCGCGGGCCCCGAGCGGGACCCGGTGACACTGGGACCGGGCGACTACCTCCGGTTCGACGGCGGGGTCGACCACGTCTACGAGGCACCGGACACCGACGTGGTCGCCACGCTGGTCATGCGCTACGTCGACCCGGTGGGCGATGCGCGGCCGGGATCGGCGGCTCCCTGAGCACTGCGCTCGCGGGTTCGGTGCGGTGCCTGTCGCGGACCCGGGGGACCACATTGGACCTCGGGCGCGCCGCCGCATTCGGGCCGGCTTTCGCCGCCGGGGGCGGACGCGGGCTTGTCGGCTGCAGGCCATCCAGGTCGACTCCGACGAGGTGGCTCTCCGGTTGATCAGCGTGGGAATTCCTTGGCATGCAACGACATTCGCCGCCGGTCGGCGAGTGCGGAGTGCGTTGACGGCCGGAGGGGGCCGTGTTAGCCTCCGCCCGACACCCGATCGGGGGATGGATGGCGAAGAGTCATCCTGCTAGGTCCACCGCGCCGGTTGTCGCGTCGCAATGCATCTGGGGAACAGTGCTCCGTCAAGCGGTTCGCGGACGCACGGCTCCCGAACCGTTCCTCTCCCCGCCGACGATCCGCCATTGGTGGGCGCCCGGAGTTCCTTCCCGGCACGGCATCCGCGGGGACTCACGAAAGGTGCTCCAGACATGTCGACGACCGAGGGTGCACCACCCGTCGACTCCAACGTGGTCCGGCAGCTGCTGCTGTTCGACCCATTCGACCCGGAGTTCCGCGCCGACCCGCACCGCGCCTACCGCGAGGTCCGGGAATCCGGTCCCGTCACCGCCACCCCGGGTGGCCTGTGGCTGGTCTCGGGGCACCGGCAGGTCTCCGCCGTGCTGCGCGACCAGGCTTTCGGCTGGGGTGAGGCCGAACTCGCCGCCGGGCACTTCACCACCGACGACGACGGCAACACGGTGCGGCCGCTGACCTTCGCCGATCCGCCGGAGCACACGCGCATCCGCTCGCTGGTGAGCAGTGCGTTCTCGGCGCGGATCGTCGAGCGGCTGCGGCCGCGCGCTCAGGAGCTGGCCCGCGAGCTGCTGGCCGCGGCGCTGGCCGACGGCGGTGGCGCCGACGTCATCCAGCAGGTCGCGTATCCGCTGACCGGGCGGCTGCTGTGCGAGCTGCTCGGCGTCGACCCGGAGTACCAGGAGCGCTTCCGCGCCTGGGCGGAGGCGATGGGCCGCGGGCTGGACCCGGACTTCATGCAGTCGCCCGACCAGTTGGCGCGGCGCGAGGAGGCGCGGGCGCACTTCCACGAGTACTTCGCCGAGCTGGCGGCCCGCAGGCGGGCGGAACCGGGCGACGACCTGGTGAGCGCGCTGGTCGCCGTCGAGCAGGAGGGCGACCGGCTCACCGCGACCGAGCTGGTCGTGACCTGCACGCTGCTGCTCAGCGCCGGCTACGCCACCACGGTCCACCTCATCGGCAACGGGATGCTCGCGCTGCTGGAGAACCCGGACCAGCTCGCGTGGCTGCGCGCCAACCCCGGCCGGGTCGGCGACGCCGTCGAGGAGGTGCTGCGCTTCGACGGGCCGATCCAGCTCGTCTCGCGGGTCGCCCTGCGCGACACCGAGGTCGACGGCAACGCCGTCGCCGCGGGTTCTCCGGTGCTGTTGCTGCTGGCCGCGGCCAACCGCGACCCGGCGGTGTTCGACGATCCCGACCGGCTCGACGTGTCGCGCAAACCCGGGCGCAACCTCGGTTTCGGCGTCGGCATCCACTTCTGCCTCGGTGCTCCGCTGGCGCGGCTCACCGCGCAGGCCGCGCTGGGCCTGCTCGTCGAGCACGAGCTGGTGCTCGACGGTCCGCGGCCCGCGCGCACCGGGAGCCTGGTCCTGCGCGGGCTCGCCGAGCTCCCGCTGCGGTCGGCCTGACGTGGCTCGCCGCCGAGGTGCCGCGGCCTGCCCCGGCACCTCGGCGGTGCGCCGGAACCCGGCGCCCACCGGATCGTTGTCACGCGTGGGGCCACGTCGAAATCGCGTCGGCCGTGTCCGTTTCGTGGCCGGAAGTTGCGCATTCCGGACGTATGCCTGAGCGTGTCCATTTTGGATGGACCACCTGTGGATACGCGCAATTGTGCCGACGTAGTCCCAGCGTGCGCCACTTCCGCGCATTCTTGCGGGACGCGAAATGTTTTGTTGTCGTGGTCCTGGACGTGGCCGTCCGGCGAATTCCTCATCCTGATGGCGGTTGATCGGATTCGTTTGAAGGCACTTGACGGAATCGCCGGCGCTGCGGCAGGCTGTGACACACCGCATGGCAGGGAAGTTCCTGGGGGTAGCAAGTGACGGTCGATCAGCCTGAATTACCGACGTCGCGCAATGCGTCGGAATCCGTTTCCGATCAGCTCCCGGCGGTCCTCGGTGGTTTCGACCTGACAGATCAGGACCGATTTTCCGGTGGGTTCCCGCACGAGGTTTTCAACAGGCTGCGCGCCGACGAGCCGGTCCTGCTGCACCCACCGGGCCGGACCCGCGACGGTGAGAGCTTCTGGGTGCTGAGCCGGTACGAGGACATCGTCGAAGCCGCCGGGAACCCGGTTTTCTCCTCCCAGGGCGGGGGCGGCCGGGAAGGCGGCGGCACCCACCTCGACGACCTCCCGGCAGGCACCTACGCCGGCGGGATGCTCAACATGATGGACGACCCGCGGCACCAGCTGATCAAGGACGTCGTCTCGCCCGCGGTGTGCCCGCCCGCGGTGGCCGCCCTGGAGCCGGTGGTGCGGGAACGCGCCTCGGCGCTGGTGTCGGCGGTGCTGGAGCGCGGGACGTGCGACCTGCAGGCCGAGGTCGCCGGCCGGTACTCGGTCGAGGTCATCGCCGCGCTGCTGGGCGTCCCCCGGCAGGACTGGGGCCGGCTGGTGGACTGGGCCGAGATCGCCATGGGCTACGAGGACCGCGACGAGGGCGAGGCGACCGGCCGCAGCCAAGCGGCGCTGCTGGACATGTACAAGTACGGCTGCGAACTGGTGCGGGCCAAGCGGGCCGAGCCCGCCGGCGACTTCATGTCGCTGATCGCCACCGGCGAGATCCCCGAGGGCCACGGCCAGGCGCCGCTGGCCGACTACGAGCGCGAGGTCTTCTTCAACCTGGTCTCGCTGGCGGGCACCGAGCCCACCCGCAACGCCGTCGCGATCGGCCTGCTCGCCCTGGTCGAGCACCCCGAGCAGTGGGAGGCGCTGCGCGCCGACCGGTCGCTGCTCGGCGGCGCGGTGGAGGAGGCCCTGCGCTGGTCGAGCCCGACGCCCTACAACCGCCGCACGGCCACAGAGGACATCCGCTTCCGCGACGTGCTGATCCGCGAGGGCGACAAGGTGACGCTCTGGTGGGCCTCGGCCAACCGCGATGCGCGGGTGTTCGCCGACCCGTTCCGCTTCGACATCCGGCGCTCGCCGAACCCGCACGTGGCCTTCGGGCACGGCGCGCACACCTGCCTCGGCCCCCTCCTGGCCCGGATGGAGCTGCGCGTGCTGCTGGAGGAACTGCTCGACCGGGTCGAGCGCATCGAGCTCACCGGGCCCGTTCCGTGGGCGCGCAACAGCAAGCACACGGTGGCGCTGCGCGTTCCGGTCGCGCTCACCGCGTCGTCCTAGCGCCGCGCCGACCCCACCCCGCGGCCCGCCGCCTTTCCAGCACCGCCTTCGCGGCGCTGCGGCGCCCGCACGAATTGATATCGAGACGATTGGTGTTGCCCATGTCCGTTGGCGATATCGACACGCCCTCCGGCGAATTCGACTTCGCGGCGAATCTGCTGCCTTTCGACCCGCTGGATCCGGCATTCCAGGCCGACCCGTATCCGTTCTTCCGGTTGGTGCGCGAAACCGCTCCGGCGTTGTGCACGCAGCCGGGAATGTGGGTCGTCACCGGTTTCCGGGAATGCTCGGCGGTGCTGCGCGACCCGAAGTTCGGCCACGGCGACGGGCGGCTGGTCGCCTCCCAGATCACCCGCGACGCCGACGGCAACGTGGTGCGGCCCTTCGTGTTCATGGACCCGCCGGACCACACCCGGATCCGGTCGCTGGTGACCAAGGCGTTCTCGGCGCGGATGGTCGAGCGGCTGCGACCGACGGCCGAACGGCTGGTCGGCGAGCTGCTGGCGGCGGCGATGTCCAAGCCCGCGGACGAACCGGTCGACCTGATGGCCGAGCTGGCGTTCGCCCTGCCGTCCAACCTGATCAGCGAGCTGCTCGGCATGCCGCCGCAGGACAAGCCGCTCTTCGAGGAGTGGTCCGGCGCCCTGGGCCGCGGTCTCGACCCGGACTTCATGCTCAGCCCCGAGGAGATGCAGCGCCGCGACCAGGCCCGCACCGAGTTCGACGGCTACTTCGCCGAGCTGGCCGCGAGCAGGCGTGCCGAACCGGCGGACGACCTGGTCAGCGCGCTGGTCGCGGTGGAGGAGGACGGCCGCAACCTGAGCATGACCGAACTGGTCAGCACGTGCAGGCTGCTGCTGAGCGCGGGATACCTCTCCACCGCCCATCTGATCGGCAACGGCGTCAACGCGCTGCTGCGAAACCCCGATCAGTTCGACTGGTTCCGCTCGCACACGGACCAGGTGGCCGGAGTCGTCGAGGAGCTGCTGCGCTACGACTCGCCGGTGCAGACGGCGGGCATGCGGACCGCGTTGCAGGACACCGAGATCGGCGACCAGGCGATCAGCGCGGGCGAAGGCGCGATGCTGCTGGTCGGCGCGGCCAACCGCGACCCGCGCGCGTTCCCGGACCCGGACCGCCTGGACGTGTCCCGCAAGCCAGAACGCAACCTCGGCTTCGGTATCGGTGCGCACTTCTGCGTCGGGGCGCCGCTGGCGCGCCTGACGACGCAGGTCGCGCTCACCGCGCTGGCCGGGCTGCGCGTCGAGCTCGCGACCGACGACGCCCCGCGCATCAACAACCTCGTGTTGCGGGGGTTCGCGGAGCTTCCCGTGTTCCTCCGCGCGGCGTGACGACCGGAGCGGTGGGTTCGGGTGGCAGGCAGCGATGAGGTCGGGATCGGCGGCTCGGTGACGGCCGGGGACGAGGCCGTGGCGGTGGTCGGCCTGGCGTGCCGGCTGCCGGGAGCGCCGGACGTCCCCGCGTACTGGCGGCTGCTGCGCGACGGCGTGGAGGCGGTGGGCGAAGCGCCCGCGACCCGCTGGAGCGCGGACGGCCCGGAGCTGCCGACGGCGGTCTCCGGTGGCGCGCTGCGCGCGGGCTTCCTCGACCAGGTCGACCGCTTCGATGCGGAGTTCTTCGGGATCTCGCCGCGGGAAGCGGCCCTGCTCGATCCGCAGCAGCGGTTGGTGCTGGAGCTGACCTGGGAAGCCCTCGAGGATGCCGGGATCATCCCGGGCGGTCCGGACGACAGCACCGGCGTGTTCTTCGGTGCCACCTCGGACGACTACGCGGCACTCCGCCACCGGGCCGGGGATCGGAGCGCCACGCAGCACACCCTGACCGGCACCAACCGCGGCATGATCGCCAACCGCGTCTCCTACGCGCACGGCTTCCGCGGTCCGAGCATGACCGTCGACAGCGCGCAGTCGTCGTCGCTGGTGGCCGTGCACCTGGCCTGCCGCAGCCTGCGCGACGGCGAATGCTCCGTGGCGCTCGCCGGTGGCGTGAGCCTCAACATCGCGCCGGACGGCTACCACGTGGTGGAGGGTTTCGGCGCGCTGTCGCCGGACGGGCGCTGCTACACCTTCGACTCCCGCGCCAACGGGTACGTGCGCGGTGAGGGCGGCGGTGTCGTGGTCCTCAAGGCGCTGTCGAAGGCCATCGCCGATGGCGACGAGATCTACTGCGTCATCCGGGGCAGCGCGACCAACAACGACGGCCCGGGTGAGGGTGGCTTCACCGCGCCGAGCCGCGAAGCGCAGGAACGGGTGCTGCGGCAGGCCTACCGGCGGGCGCGCATCGACCCGGCCGCGGTCGGGTTCGTCGAGCTGCACGGCACCGGCACGCCGGTGGGAGACCCGGTCGAAGCCGCCGCGCTCGGAGCCGTTCTCGGGACGGCCCGGGGCGAGAGCTCGCCGTTGCCGGTGGGGTCGGCCAAGACCAACATCGGCCACCTGGAGGGGGCCGCGGGCATCGCCGGGCTGATCAAAGCGGTGTTGTGCCTCCGGCACCGGGAACTGGTGCCCAGCCTGAACTTCGACGAACCCAATCCCGCGATCCCGTTGCCGGACTTGGGACTCCGGGTGCTCACGGGTCTCGAGCAGCCCGGCGCGGGCGCCGATCCGCTCGTGGCCGGGGTGAGCTCGTTCGGCATGGGCGGGACGAACTGCCACGTCGTGCTGTCGGAGTGGTCGCCGGTGCGCGACGAACCCGACGACGACGCGCGACCCTCCGAAGAACTCCCGGTCGTCATGCCCGTTTCCGCAGGCACACCGGCGGCGCTCCGCGAGCTGGCGGGGCGGTTGCGGGACCACCTGGCGGAATCCGGCACGCGGCCGGTCGACGTCGCGTACTCGCTGGCCGCCACTCGTGCGCCGCTGCGGCACCGCGCGGTGCTGCTGCCCGACGAAACAGGGGCGCTGGAAGGTGCACTGCGGTCCCTGGCGCAGGACGACGTGAGCGCGAACGTGGTCCGGGGCGTGCCGGTGCCGGGCGGCGTGGCGTTGCTGTTCGGCGGGCAGGGCGGCCAGCGGCCGGGCATGTGCCGCGAGCTTCACGCGGGTTCCAGCGTCTTCGCGCGGGCCTTCGACGAGATCTGCGCCGCGATGGACCCGCACCTGTCCCGCCCGCTGCGCGAGCTGGTGTTCGCCGAGCCGGACTCGGCCGAGGCCGCGCTGCTGGACGAGACCGAGCACACCCAGCCTGCCCTGTTCGCCGTCGAGGTCGCGTTGTTCCGGCTGGCCGAGCACTGGGGCGTCGCGCCCGATGTCGTGCTCGGGCACTCCGTCGGCGAGCTGGCAGCCGCGCACGTCGCCGGAGCGCTGTCGCTGGAGGACGCCTGCGCGCTGGTCGCGGCCAGGGGACGGCTGATGCAGGCGCTGCCCGCCGGTGGCGCGATGGTCTCGGTGCGGGCGAGCGAAGCCGAGCTGGCGGCAGACGTGGTGTCGGCGTCCGGCCGGGTGTCGATCGCGGCGGTGAACGGCCCGGTGTCCACCGTGATCGCCGGGGACGAGGAGCCGGTGCTCGCGATCGCGGACCGCTGGGCGCGTCGCGGACGCAAGGCCAAGCGCCTGCGTGTGAGCCACGCGTTCCACTCGCCGCGGATGGACGGCATGCTGGCGGACTTCCGCGCGGCGGCCGCGCGGGCCGACTGGCGGCCCACGCGCATCCCCGTCGTCTCCAACGTGACGGGCCAGGTGCTCACCGACGACGAGATCGGTTCGCCGGAGTACTGGGCGAACCACGCGCGCCAGGCCGTGCGGTTCGCCGACGGAATCCGGAGCTGCATGGCAGGCGGCGTCACCACGTTCCTCGAGCTGAGCGCCGACGGTGCGTTGTCGGCACTCGGACGGGACTGCCTCGACGGCGAGTCCGCGGACGTCGCGTTCGTCCCCCTCCTGCGTGGGCCGGAACGCGGCGAGCGGCGCTCGGCGATGTCGGCACTGGCGCGGCTGCACGTGCGCGACGTCGGCGTGGACTGGCAAGCGGTCTACGACGGTGCGACGCGGGTGAAGCTACCGACGTATCCCTTCCAGCGACGGCGGTTCTGGCTGACCGGCTCCACCGTCGATGACGCGGCACCTTCCGCACCGCGGGCCCGGCAGCCACTGGCCGACCGGATCGCGGACCTGCCGGAGCACGAGCAGGACCACGCCGTGCTGGAGCTGGTTCTCCGGCACACCGCAGCGGTCCTGGAACACGACGCGCCGGACGCGGTCGACCAGCGGCTTTCGTTCAAGGAGCTCGGTTTCGGCT of Saccharopolyspora erythraea contains these proteins:
- a CDS encoding cytochrome P450: MSTTEGAPPVDSNVVRQLLLFDPFDPEFRADPHRAYREVRESGPVTATPGGLWLVSGHRQVSAVLRDQAFGWGEAELAAGHFTTDDDGNTVRPLTFADPPEHTRIRSLVSSAFSARIVERLRPRAQELARELLAAALADGGGADVIQQVAYPLTGRLLCELLGVDPEYQERFRAWAEAMGRGLDPDFMQSPDQLARREEARAHFHEYFAELAARRRAEPGDDLVSALVAVEQEGDRLTATELVVTCTLLLSAGYATTVHLIGNGMLALLENPDQLAWLRANPGRVGDAVEEVLRFDGPIQLVSRVALRDTEVDGNAVAAGSPVLLLLAAANRDPAVFDDPDRLDVSRKPGRNLGFGVGIHFCLGAPLARLTAQAALGLLVEHELVLDGPRPARTGSLVLRGLAELPLRSA
- a CDS encoding cytochrome P450; translation: MSVGDIDTPSGEFDFAANLLPFDPLDPAFQADPYPFFRLVRETAPALCTQPGMWVVTGFRECSAVLRDPKFGHGDGRLVASQITRDADGNVVRPFVFMDPPDHTRIRSLVTKAFSARMVERLRPTAERLVGELLAAAMSKPADEPVDLMAELAFALPSNLISELLGMPPQDKPLFEEWSGALGRGLDPDFMLSPEEMQRRDQARTEFDGYFAELAASRRAEPADDLVSALVAVEEDGRNLSMTELVSTCRLLLSAGYLSTAHLIGNGVNALLRNPDQFDWFRSHTDQVAGVVEELLRYDSPVQTAGMRTALQDTEIGDQAISAGEGAMLLVGAANRDPRAFPDPDRLDVSRKPERNLGFGIGAHFCVGAPLARLTTQVALTALAGLRVELATDDAPRINNLVLRGFAELPVFLRAA
- a CDS encoding cytochrome P450 encodes the protein MTVDQPELPTSRNASESVSDQLPAVLGGFDLTDQDRFSGGFPHEVFNRLRADEPVLLHPPGRTRDGESFWVLSRYEDIVEAAGNPVFSSQGGGGREGGGTHLDDLPAGTYAGGMLNMMDDPRHQLIKDVVSPAVCPPAVAALEPVVRERASALVSAVLERGTCDLQAEVAGRYSVEVIAALLGVPRQDWGRLVDWAEIAMGYEDRDEGEATGRSQAALLDMYKYGCELVRAKRAEPAGDFMSLIATGEIPEGHGQAPLADYEREVFFNLVSLAGTEPTRNAVAIGLLALVEHPEQWEALRADRSLLGGAVEEALRWSSPTPYNRRTATEDIRFRDVLIREGDKVTLWWASANRDARVFADPFRFDIRRSPNPHVAFGHGAHTCLGPLLARMELRVLLEELLDRVERIELTGPVPWARNSKHTVALRVPVALTASS